The proteins below come from a single Gimesia alba genomic window:
- a CDS encoding RidA family protein, which yields MKTLTNSLLAVLFLTMTGLAAAEVSYYKPSTKTGASLCVIVKDDVLAHTSQILPLNIKGGQIAAGGAVDQTVLVLKNLKYLLGKVDSNLNQLVKLNIYVAREDLVPEVRQRLAQELEVTAQPACTYVVTKLPDPKALVAMDAVAVSGSNKKLAQAQIFNDDVSGFRAALLPAGRTAYISGQAVKADTLAESTKKTMEELFQTLKYLGGSPENIIQIKAFLTPMSEATAASQVIDGFFPYDSKHPVTLVEWYSSLPIEIEMIVALPDDSSTTRPAETVTYKTPTGMKSSPVFSRVAIANVSDRIYVSGITSKEPGDNSTRIHSVFNQLKQVVGEAHSDMEHLAKATYYVSENEISGDFGKIRQEYYNPQRPPAASKATVKSVGIPNRILVIDMIAVPAK from the coding sequence ATGAAAACTCTGACAAATTCACTGCTTGCCGTTTTGTTTTTAACAATGACCGGTCTGGCTGCTGCTGAGGTTTCTTATTATAAGCCTTCCACAAAAACAGGGGCTTCACTCTGTGTAATTGTCAAAGACGATGTCCTGGCACATACCTCCCAGATCCTGCCTTTGAATATCAAAGGAGGACAAATTGCTGCAGGAGGCGCCGTTGACCAGACCGTGCTCGTACTCAAGAATCTGAAGTACTTACTCGGTAAAGTAGACAGTAATCTGAATCAACTGGTGAAGTTGAATATCTATGTTGCCCGTGAAGATCTGGTGCCGGAAGTACGACAACGACTGGCCCAGGAACTGGAAGTCACGGCTCAACCAGCGTGCACGTATGTGGTCACTAAACTGCCTGATCCCAAAGCGTTGGTGGCCATGGATGCTGTTGCCGTATCAGGTTCCAATAAGAAACTGGCACAAGCACAGATTTTTAATGACGATGTTTCCGGATTCCGTGCTGCTTTATTGCCGGCAGGACGCACTGCTTACATTTCAGGTCAGGCGGTAAAAGCTGACACCCTGGCGGAGTCCACTAAAAAGACGATGGAAGAACTTTTCCAGACCCTCAAGTACCTGGGAGGTTCACCAGAAAATATTATCCAGATCAAAGCCTTCCTGACTCCGATGTCCGAGGCAACAGCAGCCAGCCAGGTCATCGACGGTTTTTTCCCGTACGACAGCAAGCATCCCGTCACACTGGTCGAATGGTATTCCTCCCTGCCGATCGAAATTGAGATGATCGTCGCACTGCCAGACGATTCTTCTACAACGCGGCCTGCGGAGACCGTCACGTATAAAACGCCGACCGGTATGAAATCCTCGCCCGTATTCAGCCGGGTGGCTATTGCGAATGTCAGCGATCGAATTTATGTCTCGGGAATTACATCTAAAGAACCGGGCGACAACAGTACCCGGATTCACAGTGTGTTCAATCAGTTGAAGCAGGTCGTTGGCGAAGCCCATAGTGATATGGAGCATCTGGCGAAAGCCACTTATTATGTTTCTGAAAATGAAATCAGCGGCGACTTCGGCAAGATCCGCCAGGAATATTACAACCCTCAGCGTCCGCCGGCAGCTTCTAAAGCGACGGTGAAAAGCGTGGGGATTCCGAATCGGATTCTGGTGATCGATATGATCGCCGTCCCCGCAAAGTAG